A window of Thermoanaerobaculia bacterium contains these coding sequences:
- the rmuC gene encoding DNA recombination protein RmuC: protein MPDVLKVVLALLPAVGLFFVIRTVVGRRIAQAVTLAKAEAAAARAGIEERLRGREEQVGELRATLAAKERRESELETESSGLRAQVAAYDEKVKAFETAESRLTDAFQNLASHALTRNNQQFLALAKENLERLQSEAKGDLDQRQQAIAALLAPMKVSLEKVDAEVRRIEGTREQAYGMLTEQVRSLLSTQEKLQTETGRLVSALRRPEVRGSWGEIQLKRTVEFAGLVDYVDFQTQETVDGDEGKLRPDLVVKLPGGKQVVVDSKAPLDAYLAAIEAPSEEARAAALTRHAAQVRGHLRKLAAKSYWDQFDNAPEFVVLFLPSEAIYAAALEHDPQLIEEGFQQSVLIVTPATLVALLKTIYYGWRQEALAANAREISNAAGLLYDRLRVFSGHLAGVGKGLNSALGKYNDAVASFDTRVLPQGRKLEELGATTGETLTPPPPLEMAPRPLAAAPGSPSDTDA from the coding sequence ATGCCTGACGTGCTCAAGGTCGTTCTCGCGCTGCTGCCGGCGGTGGGGTTGTTCTTCGTCATCCGGACGGTCGTCGGGCGGCGGATCGCTCAGGCGGTGACGCTCGCCAAGGCCGAGGCGGCGGCGGCGCGGGCAGGGATCGAGGAGCGGCTGCGGGGGCGGGAGGAGCAGGTCGGGGAGCTGCGTGCGACGCTCGCGGCGAAGGAGCGGCGGGAGTCGGAGCTCGAGACCGAAAGCTCGGGGCTCAGGGCGCAGGTCGCCGCCTACGACGAGAAGGTGAAGGCCTTCGAGACCGCCGAGAGCCGGCTCACCGATGCCTTTCAGAATCTCGCTTCGCACGCCCTGACCCGCAACAACCAGCAGTTCCTGGCGCTCGCCAAGGAGAACCTCGAGCGCCTGCAGAGCGAGGCCAAGGGCGACCTCGACCAGCGCCAGCAGGCGATCGCGGCACTCCTCGCGCCGATGAAGGTGTCGCTTGAAAAGGTCGACGCCGAGGTCCGGCGGATCGAAGGGACGCGCGAACAGGCTTACGGCATGCTGACTGAGCAGGTGCGCTCACTGCTCTCGACCCAGGAGAAGCTGCAGACCGAGACCGGCCGGCTGGTGAGCGCGCTGCGCCGCCCCGAGGTGCGCGGCAGTTGGGGCGAGATCCAGCTCAAACGGACGGTCGAGTTCGCCGGCTTGGTCGACTACGTCGACTTCCAGACCCAGGAGACGGTCGACGGTGACGAGGGAAAGCTCCGGCCCGACCTGGTCGTCAAGCTCCCGGGCGGCAAGCAGGTGGTCGTTGATTCAAAGGCGCCGCTCGATGCCTATCTCGCCGCGATCGAGGCGCCGTCCGAGGAGGCGCGAGCCGCGGCGCTCACCCGCCACGCTGCGCAGGTCCGCGGCCACCTCCGCAAGCTCGCCGCCAAGAGCTACTGGGATCAGTTCGACAACGCTCCCGAGTTCGTCGTCCTCTTTCTCCCCAGCGAGGCGATCTACGCCGCGGCCCTCGAGCACGACCCGCAGCTCATCGAGGAGGGTTTCCAGCAGAGCGTTCTGATCGTGACACCCGCCACCCTCGTCGCGCTGCTCAAGACCATCTACTACGGCTGGCGGCAAGAGGCGTTGGCGGCGAACGCGCGGGAGATCAGCAACGCCGCCGGTCTCCTCTACGACCGCCTCAGAGTGTTCTCCGGGCATCTCGCGGGCGTCGGCAAGGGGCTCAACTCGGCGCTCGGTAAGTACAACGACGCCGTCGCCTCCTTCGATACCCGCGTTCTGCCCCAGGGCAGGAAGCTCGAAGAGCTCGGCGCGACGACCGGCGAGACTCTGACCCCGCCGCCACCTCTCGAGATGGCTCCGCGGCCGCTCGCGGCGGCTCCGGGAAGTCCGAGCGACACGGACGCCTGA
- a CDS encoding PDZ domain-containing protein: KRAVFAARGDIFTVPAEKGDIRNLTHSSSAADRDPSWSPDGKTLAWLSDGLADASGEYALHLAPQDGTGETRRIALGSPPSFFYDPLWSPDGKKIALYDKRLTLWIVDVASGALTKVASDLYETPYRTLEPAWSPDSRYLAYTRQLPSHLHAIFIYALDSRVSKQATDGLSDARFPAFDRGGKYLYFTASTDWGPAATWLDMSSVDHPVSRAVYVAVLDRKEPSPLAPESDEEGAAEKEDESPAQDDGKPAVKKAGGEAGKADESEASPAPKIPAVKIDFDRLSQRTLALPVPVRNYSGLHAGKAGEIFLLEAPAVEAIDSEAPPTVSVQKFDLAKRKVEKLADGIASFALSADGEKMLLESAGKWSIAGTAGPVKADEGETKALDLSAMQAYVDPRAEWRQMYHEAWRIQRDFLYDPHAHGLDLAAAEKKYSVYLAGLGSRSELNYLFEEMLGEVGVGHMFVGGGDLPEAPKVPGGLLGADYEIADGRYRFARVFDGESWNPKLRAPLTQPGVDVVAGEYLIAVDGRGVRPPASVYGFLENRAGKSVRLRVARDPEGKDARDVTAVPIADEEGLRYRAWVEDNRRTVERLSGGKLAYVHLPDTGSGGYLNFNRYFFSQTDKLGMVVDERFNHGGLIADYIVDYLNRPLRSLEMGREGADFRSPGGAIQGPKVMLINEMSGSGGDALPWYFRKANTGKLVGTRTWGGLVGIYDYPELLDGGGVTAPRVAIYGLDGKWEVENQGIPPDVEVERLPADCRDGNDPQLAKGVEILLDELAKNPPPTYQRPPFPNYQKTPWESEAKP; the protein is encoded by the coding sequence CAAGCGCGCCGTCTTCGCCGCCCGTGGCGACATCTTCACCGTGCCAGCCGAGAAGGGCGACATCCGCAACCTGACCCACTCCTCGTCGGCTGCCGACCGCGATCCGTCCTGGTCCCCGGACGGCAAGACCCTCGCCTGGCTGTCGGATGGGTTGGCCGACGCCTCCGGCGAGTACGCGCTGCATTTGGCACCGCAGGACGGCACCGGCGAAACCCGCCGCATCGCTCTCGGCTCCCCGCCGTCGTTCTTCTATGATCCCCTCTGGTCCCCCGACGGCAAGAAGATCGCGCTCTACGACAAGCGGCTGACGCTGTGGATCGTCGACGTCGCGAGCGGCGCCCTCACGAAGGTGGCGAGCGATCTCTACGAAACGCCGTATCGCACGCTCGAGCCGGCCTGGTCGCCCGACAGCCGCTACCTCGCCTACACGCGGCAGCTTCCCTCCCACCTGCACGCGATCTTCATCTACGCGCTCGACTCCCGCGTCTCGAAGCAGGCGACCGACGGCCTCTCGGACGCGCGCTTCCCGGCGTTCGATCGCGGCGGCAAGTACCTCTACTTCACCGCTTCGACCGACTGGGGCCCGGCGGCGACCTGGCTCGACATGTCGAGCGTCGACCATCCGGTGTCGCGCGCCGTCTACGTCGCCGTCCTCGATCGCAAGGAGCCCTCGCCGCTCGCGCCCGAAAGTGACGAGGAGGGTGCCGCGGAGAAGGAGGACGAGTCGCCGGCCCAAGACGACGGGAAACCGGCGGTGAAGAAAGCGGGCGGCGAGGCGGGGAAGGCAGACGAGAGCGAGGCGTCGCCGGCTCCGAAGATCCCCGCGGTGAAGATCGACTTCGACCGCCTCAGCCAGCGGACGCTCGCACTGCCGGTGCCGGTGCGCAATTACAGCGGTCTTCACGCCGGCAAGGCGGGGGAGATCTTCCTGCTCGAGGCACCGGCGGTAGAGGCGATCGACAGCGAAGCCCCCCCGACCGTCAGCGTGCAGAAGTTCGATCTGGCGAAGCGCAAGGTCGAGAAGCTGGCGGACGGAATCGCGAGCTTCGCGCTCTCCGCCGACGGCGAAAAGATGCTGCTCGAAAGCGCGGGGAAGTGGTCGATCGCCGGCACCGCCGGCCCCGTGAAGGCGGACGAAGGGGAGACGAAAGCGCTCGATCTCTCCGCCATGCAGGCCTATGTCGATCCGCGCGCCGAGTGGCGACAGATGTACCACGAGGCCTGGCGGATCCAGCGCGATTTCCTCTACGACCCGCACGCCCACGGCCTCGACCTGGCGGCGGCGGAGAAGAAGTACTCCGTCTACCTCGCGGGCTTGGGCTCGCGCAGCGAGCTCAACTATCTCTTCGAGGAGATGCTCGGCGAGGTCGGAGTCGGGCACATGTTCGTCGGCGGCGGCGACCTGCCGGAGGCGCCGAAGGTTCCGGGCGGGCTCCTCGGCGCCGACTACGAGATCGCCGACGGGCGCTACCGCTTCGCGCGGGTCTTCGACGGCGAGAGCTGGAATCCGAAGCTCCGGGCGCCGCTCACCCAGCCCGGCGTCGATGTCGTCGCCGGCGAGTACCTGATCGCGGTCGATGGCCGCGGCGTCCGGCCGCCGGCCTCCGTCTACGGCTTCCTCGAGAATCGCGCCGGCAAGAGCGTGCGGCTGCGCGTCGCCAGGGACCCGGAGGGCAAGGACGCCCGCGACGTCACCGCGGTGCCGATCGCCGACGAGGAGGGCCTGCGCTATCGCGCCTGGGTGGAGGACAACCGCCGCACCGTCGAGCGCCTGAGCGGCGGCAAGCTCGCCTACGTCCATCTGCCGGACACCGGCTCCGGCGGCTACCTCAACTTCAATCGCTACTTCTTCTCCCAGACCGACAAGCTCGGAATGGTCGTCGACGAGCGCTTCAACCACGGCGGCTTGATCGCCGACTACATCGTCGACTATCTCAATCGGCCGCTGCGCAGCCTCGAGATGGGACGCGAAGGCGCGGACTTCCGCTCGCCCGGCGGCGCCATTCAGGGCCCCAAGGTGATGCTGATCAACGAGATGTCGGGCTCGGGCGGCGACGCATTGCCGTGGTACTTCCGCAAAGCGAACACCGGCAAGCTCGTCGGCACGCGCACCTGGGGGGGCCTCGTCGGCATCTACGACTATCCGGAGCTCCTCGACGGCGGCGGCGTCACCGCGCCCCGCGTGGCGATCTACGGCCTCGACGGCAAGTGGGAGGTCGAGAACCAGGGCATCCCGCCCGACGTCGAGGTCGAGCGCCTGCCGGCCGACTGCCGCGACGGCAACGACCCCCAGCTCGCCAAGGGCGTTGAAATCCTGCTCGACGAACTGGCGAAGAACCCGCCGCCAACCTACCAGCGCCCCCCCTTCCCCAACTACCAGAAGACGCCCTGGGAGTCGGAGGCGAAGCCGTAG